In one Paraburkholderia azotifigens genomic region, the following are encoded:
- a CDS encoding enoyl-CoA hydratase family protein codes for MTISAAEALLAGNRTTLATYDAKHFGWSVEAGVATITLNRPERKNPLTFESYAELRDLFRQLAYATDVKVVVMHGAGENFCSGGDVHDIIGPLIDLPMPELLLFTRMTGDLVKAMRHCPQPVVAAIDGVCAGAGAILAMASDMRLATARSKLAFLFARVGLAGCDMGACSILPRIIGQGRAAELLYTGRPATGDEGYAWGFYNRLCAPEALLDEASKLAADLAAGPTFAHGVTKKMLHQEWSMSIDEAIESEAQAQAICMTTRDFERAYRAFAAKSRPVFEGD; via the coding sequence ATGACCATATCCGCAGCCGAAGCCCTGCTGGCCGGCAATCGCACGACGCTCGCCACCTATGACGCGAAGCACTTCGGCTGGTCCGTCGAGGCCGGCGTCGCGACGATCACGCTGAACCGTCCCGAGCGCAAGAATCCGCTCACGTTCGAGTCGTACGCCGAATTGCGCGATCTGTTCCGCCAGCTTGCCTACGCGACCGACGTGAAAGTCGTCGTCATGCATGGCGCAGGCGAAAACTTCTGCTCGGGCGGCGACGTGCACGACATCATCGGTCCGCTGATCGATCTGCCGATGCCCGAACTGCTGCTCTTCACGCGCATGACGGGCGATCTCGTCAAGGCGATGCGGCATTGTCCGCAGCCGGTCGTCGCGGCCATTGACGGCGTATGCGCCGGCGCAGGCGCAATCCTCGCGATGGCCTCCGACATGCGCCTCGCTACCGCGCGCAGCAAGCTCGCGTTCCTGTTCGCGCGCGTGGGTCTCGCGGGCTGCGACATGGGCGCCTGTTCGATCCTGCCGCGCATCATCGGTCAGGGACGCGCCGCCGAACTGCTCTACACAGGGCGCCCGGCAACGGGCGACGAAGGCTACGCGTGGGGCTTCTACAACCGGCTGTGCGCGCCCGAAGCACTGCTCGACGAGGCCTCGAAGCTCGCCGCCGATCTTGCCGCCGGTCCGACGTTCGCACATGGCGTGACCAAGAAGATGCTGCATCAGGAATGGAGCATGAGCATCGACGAAGCCATCGAATCCGAAGCGCAGGCGCAGGCCATCTGCATGACGACGCGCGATTTCGAGCGCGCGTATCGTGCATTCGCGGCGAAGTCGCGTCCCGTGTTCGAAGGAGATTGA
- a CDS encoding acyl-CoA dehydrogenase family protein, translating into MKHDDPHGALAWPFFEARHRKLAGGIEAWAAQYLAHVQHDDTDATCRQLVRALGEAGWLKYGVGGTQYGGHGDTIDTRAVCLLRETLAKHDGLADFALAMQGLGSGAITLAGTHEQKTRYLTRVAKGEAIAAFALSEPDAGSDVAAMALQARAEGDFYVLDGDKTWISNGGIADFYVVFARTGEAPGSRGISAFIVDAGTPGLQIAERIDVIAPHPLARLHFENARVPRSQMLGSPGEGFKIAMRTLDIFRTSVAAASLGFARRALQEGLERAASRKMFGQTLGDFQLTQTKLAQMALTIDSSALLVYRAAWLRDQGESVTREAAMAKWHASEGAQQVIDIAVQLWGGMGVQSGTTVERLYREIRALRIYEGATEVQQLIVGRDLLKAHAAQQEQERAS; encoded by the coding sequence TTGAAGCACGACGATCCACACGGCGCATTGGCCTGGCCTTTCTTCGAAGCACGCCATCGCAAACTGGCCGGCGGCATCGAAGCATGGGCCGCGCAATATCTCGCGCATGTGCAACATGACGATACCGACGCGACATGCCGACAGCTCGTGCGCGCATTAGGCGAAGCCGGATGGCTGAAATATGGCGTAGGCGGCACGCAATACGGCGGACATGGCGACACGATCGACACGCGCGCTGTCTGTCTGCTGCGCGAAACACTAGCGAAGCACGACGGACTCGCCGACTTCGCGCTCGCGATGCAAGGGCTCGGTTCCGGCGCGATCACACTTGCGGGCACGCACGAACAGAAGACACGTTATCTGACGCGCGTCGCGAAGGGCGAGGCCATCGCCGCGTTTGCGCTGTCCGAGCCGGACGCAGGTTCCGACGTTGCAGCAATGGCGTTGCAAGCACGCGCCGAAGGTGACTTCTATGTTCTCGACGGCGACAAGACGTGGATTTCAAACGGCGGCATTGCGGACTTCTACGTCGTGTTTGCAAGAACAGGCGAGGCGCCCGGCTCGCGCGGCATCAGCGCATTCATCGTCGATGCCGGCACACCGGGCTTGCAGATCGCCGAACGCATCGACGTGATCGCACCGCATCCGCTCGCGCGTCTGCACTTCGAAAACGCGCGTGTGCCGCGCAGCCAGATGCTTGGGTCGCCCGGCGAAGGCTTCAAGATCGCGATGCGCACGCTCGATATTTTCCGCACGTCGGTCGCGGCGGCATCGCTTGGTTTTGCGCGGCGTGCGTTGCAGGAAGGACTCGAACGCGCCGCCTCGCGCAAGATGTTCGGCCAGACACTCGGTGATTTTCAGTTGACGCAGACAAAGCTTGCGCAGATGGCGCTGACAATCGACAGCAGCGCGTTGCTCGTCTATCGCGCCGCGTGGCTGCGCGATCAGGGCGAAAGCGTCACGCGCGAAGCCGCAATGGCGAAGTGGCACGCGAGCGAAGGCGCGCAACAGGTGATCGACATCGCCGTGCAGCTGTGGGGCGGCATGGGTGTGCAAAGCGGCACCACGGTCGAGCGGCTGTATCGCGAGATCCGCGCGCTGCGCATCTATGAAGGCGCGACGGAAGTGCAGCAGCTGATCGTTGGACGCGATCTGCTGAAGGCGCATGCCGCGCAGCAGGAACAGGAGCGCGCGTCATGA